From Lujinxingia vulgaris, a single genomic window includes:
- a CDS encoding metallophosphoesterase family protein — MPTIAILADVHANLFALDAVIADIAAHQVDEVIVAGDLVGRGPQGSAVVARIAELGWRSVRGNHEDYLLSFCRGDIPDPWRTLDEWAGSRWMARELSAEAVAFIDALPFSLHASTDPTLEVFHGSPRSHSEGIGAWTPEDRLREHFDAIEGSTLICAHTHRPLVHRFEDGLIVNVGSVGLPFNGDWRAQYAILNGSGPSREVTLRQVEYDREGFLEHYQSSGFLDEGDITAHLLYREVEAARPFLVPFLKWAELTEREPALDALDDFDAVYEPGISMVDFLNMIEPSGRF; from the coding sequence ATGCCTACGATTGCTATCCTCGCTGATGTTCACGCCAACCTCTTCGCCCTCGACGCGGTCATCGCCGACATCGCCGCCCATCAGGTCGATGAGGTCATCGTCGCCGGAGATCTGGTCGGACGCGGCCCCCAGGGCAGCGCCGTGGTCGCGCGCATCGCCGAGCTGGGCTGGCGCAGCGTGCGCGGAAACCACGAGGATTACCTCCTCTCCTTCTGCCGCGGCGACATCCCCGACCCCTGGCGCACCCTCGATGAATGGGCCGGATCGCGCTGGATGGCCCGCGAACTCAGCGCAGAGGCCGTCGCCTTCATCGACGCCCTGCCCTTCTCCCTTCATGCCTCCACCGATCCCACTCTCGAAGTCTTCCACGGCTCGCCACGCTCCCACAGCGAGGGCATCGGCGCCTGGACCCCCGAAGATCGTCTGCGCGAGCATTTCGACGCGATCGAGGGCTCCACGCTCATCTGCGCCCACACCCACCGCCCGCTCGTCCACCGCTTTGAAGACGGCCTGATCGTCAACGTCGGCTCCGTGGGACTTCCTTTCAACGGCGACTGGCGTGCCCAATACGCCATCCTCAACGGGAGCGGCCCCTCCCGCGAGGTCACCCTCCGCCAGGTCGAGTACGACCGCGAGGGCTTTCTGGAGCACTACCAGAGCTCGGGATTTCTCGACGAAGGCGACATCACCGCTCATCTTCTCTACCGCGAGGTGGAGGCCGCCCGCCCCTTCCTGGTGCCCTTCTTAAAATGGGCGGAACTCACCGAGCGCGAGCCTGCCCTCGACGCTCTCGATGACTTCGACGCCGTCTATGAACCGGGCATCTCCATGGTCGATTTTCTCAACATGATTGAGCCCTCCGGGCGTTTTTAA
- a CDS encoding HNH endonuclease, producing MKPALLLNASYEPLSIVDWRKAVTLLWLGKAEVLVSQERQVHSAHTSLELPSVLRLLRRVRIPRRRVQFSRNNVYRRDGYRCQYCGERFNGADLTFDHVMPRSRGGETTWTNIATSCQPCNRRKNSRTPSEARMPLITQPYEPRWWPFSAGAGNLEEHPEDWKPYLWT from the coding sequence TGAAACCCGCCCTCTTGCTCAACGCCTCCTACGAGCCCCTCTCGATTGTCGACTGGCGAAAGGCCGTCACGCTCTTATGGCTGGGCAAAGCCGAAGTCCTCGTCTCCCAGGAGCGCCAGGTGCACTCCGCCCACACCTCGCTGGAGCTGCCCTCGGTGCTGCGCCTTTTGCGCCGGGTGCGCATCCCCCGGCGACGCGTGCAGTTCTCGCGCAACAACGTCTACCGCCGCGACGGCTACCGCTGTCAGTACTGTGGCGAGCGTTTTAACGGTGCCGACCTTACCTTCGACCACGTCATGCCCCGAAGTCGCGGTGGAGAAACCACCTGGACCAACATCGCCACGAGCTGCCAGCCCTGCAATCGTCGCAAAAACTCCCGCACCCCCTCCGAGGCGCGCATGCCGCTGATCACCCAGCCCTACGAGCCGCGCTGGTGGCCATTCAGCGCCGGGGCGGGTAACCTTGAGGAGCACCCCGAGGATTGGAAGCCCTACCTCTGGACCTGA